A genomic window from Prochlorococcus sp. RS04 includes:
- the rsgA gene encoding ribosome small subunit-dependent GTPase A encodes MKINSKYLGLVTKKFNHFFLVDLKNQENSGNSEKFLCKVKKSINFKDQLIYVGDEVAIEKIDIKSKRAVITSLKKRKNLLVRPSVANISNIYVTFSVEEPELNLSQVNRFLISAESMGVEVSLVLTKCDLISDKRRSYLLDKFEKWGYQVITLNLQKSDCFKNLLAELKQKECSIFMGPSGVGKTTLLNKIIPGLQNSTSPVSNKIKRGKNTTRNVELFSMSNQSYIVDTPGFNMQPLEVDIKLLPNLYSEIYKQVIEEGIKCKFRNCLHLNDEGCNLNKSFERYSFYKEMIESSKSHYSQNQED; translated from the coding sequence ATGAAAATTAACAGCAAATATTTAGGTTTAGTTACAAAAAAATTTAATCATTTTTTTTTAGTTGATTTAAAAAATCAAGAAAACTCTGGAAATAGCGAGAAATTTTTATGTAAGGTTAAAAAGTCTATAAATTTCAAGGATCAATTAATTTATGTTGGAGACGAAGTAGCGATTGAAAAAATTGATATTAAAAGTAAACGCGCAGTGATAACAAGTCTAAAAAAAAGAAAAAATCTTTTAGTTAGACCCTCAGTTGCAAATATTTCTAACATATATGTTACTTTTTCCGTTGAAGAACCAGAGTTAAATTTATCTCAAGTTAATAGGTTTTTGATATCAGCAGAATCAATGGGAGTTGAAGTCTCATTAGTTTTGACAAAGTGTGATTTAATTTCTGATAAAAGAAGATCATATCTACTTGATAAATTTGAGAAATGGGGTTACCAAGTAATAACTTTAAATTTACAGAAATCTGATTGTTTTAAAAATTTATTAGCCGAGTTAAAGCAAAAAGAATGTTCAATTTTTATGGGCCCTTCAGGCGTTGGCAAAACTACTTTGCTAAATAAGATTATTCCAGGTCTTCAAAATAGCACTTCTCCAGTTTCCAATAAAATTAAGAGAGGAAAAAATACTACTCGAAATGTTGAGTTATTTTCTATGTCGAATCAAAGTTACATTGTGGATACTCCAGGTTTTAACATGCAGCCCCTAGAGGTTGATATTAAGTTGTTACCAAATCTTTATTCAGAAATATATAAACAGGTAATCGAAGAAGGAATTAAGTGTAAATTTCGTAACTGCTTACATTTAAATGATGAGGGATGTAATTTAAATAAATCCTTCGAAAGATATTCTTTTTATAAAGAAATGATTGAGTCGTCTAAGAGTCACTATTCTCAAAACCAGGAAGATTAA
- a CDS encoding sulfurtransferase TusA family protein, protein MTSIKHLDLKSVPCPLNVVKIKLALEKLSKNEQLIVELDKGEPEEMVLNNLREMGWFFKQIKENEKFIKIKILNEN, encoded by the coding sequence ATGACTTCCATAAAGCATTTGGATCTTAAATCTGTTCCATGTCCTTTAAATGTCGTCAAAATTAAATTGGCTTTGGAGAAGTTATCTAAAAATGAGCAACTTATTGTTGAACTAGATAAAGGTGAACCAGAAGAAATGGTATTAAACAATTTAAGAGAGATGGGATGGTTCTTTAAACAAATTAAAGAAAATGAAAAATTTATAAAAATAAAAATATTGAATGAAAATTAA
- the dnaJ gene encoding molecular chaperone DnaJ: protein MADFYQILGVSRDADADTLKRAYRKLARQYHPDVNKEPGAEDKFKEIGKAYEALADPETRARYDQFGEAGLGGAAGMPDMGDMGGFADLFETFFNGFGGQNPQGGRTQRRGPQQGDDLRYDLNVDFKDAIFGQQREIKIPHLETCEVCRGTGAKPGTGPKTCSTCGGSGQVRRATRTPFGNFTQVAECPSCNGVGQIIADPCVTCGGNGVKQVRKKLRINIPAGVDTGTKLRVSGEGNVGLKGGPPGDLYVFIKVKNDSKLKRDGVTIYSEIAVSYLQAILGDTVKITTVDGDVNLKIPSGTQPNTTLSLENKGVPRLGNPVARGNHEVLVKVKLPTRITDAERELLEDLASQYSDKNINSSSGLFSKLFGKESS, encoded by the coding sequence ATGGCTGATTTTTACCAAATACTTGGAGTTTCAAGAGATGCTGATGCAGATACCTTAAAAAGGGCTTATAGAAAATTAGCACGACAATACCATCCTGATGTTAATAAAGAACCTGGAGCGGAAGATAAATTTAAAGAAATTGGTAAGGCTTACGAAGCATTAGCTGATCCTGAAACTAGAGCAAGATATGACCAATTTGGAGAGGCTGGCCTTGGGGGTGCAGCTGGAATGCCTGATATGGGAGATATGGGTGGCTTTGCAGATTTATTTGAAACTTTTTTCAATGGCTTTGGAGGGCAAAATCCCCAAGGTGGAAGAACACAAAGAAGAGGTCCTCAACAAGGAGATGATCTAAGGTATGACCTTAATGTTGACTTTAAAGATGCAATTTTTGGCCAACAAAGAGAAATTAAAATTCCTCATTTGGAGACATGTGAAGTCTGTAGGGGAACAGGTGCAAAACCAGGAACCGGCCCCAAAACATGTTCAACATGTGGTGGAAGTGGACAAGTTAGAAGAGCTACAAGAACACCTTTTGGTAATTTCACGCAAGTAGCTGAATGTCCTTCATGTAATGGTGTTGGCCAGATAATTGCAGATCCATGTGTAACTTGCGGTGGCAATGGCGTAAAGCAAGTCAGAAAAAAATTAAGAATTAACATTCCTGCAGGAGTTGATACTGGCACTAAATTAAGAGTTTCCGGCGAGGGAAATGTTGGTTTGAAAGGAGGTCCACCTGGAGATCTTTATGTTTTTATAAAGGTTAAGAATGATTCAAAACTTAAAAGAGATGGTGTAACTATTTACTCAGAAATAGCAGTAAGTTATTTACAGGCTATTTTAGGTGACACTGTAAAAATTACTACAGTCGATGGAGATGTTAATTTAAAAATTCCAAGTGGAACGCAGCCAAATACAACTCTTTCTCTTGAGAATAAAGGAGTACCTAGACTTGGTAACCCGGTTGCGAGAGGAAATCATGAAGTCTTAGTAAAAGTAAAATTACCAACTCGTATAACCGACGCAGAACGAGAGCTTTTAGAGGATTTAGCTTCTCAATATTCAGATAAAAATATTAATTCCAGTAGTGGACTTTTTAGTAAATTATTTGGTAAAGAATCTTCATGA
- the grpE gene encoding nucleotide exchange factor GrpE — translation MIENQSDNIDNKENDDSNQDNAPEDTSSTQNLTTEIDELSSPKTEEINTEELKNTISNNDARLEQLEKEYETLKNQYVRISADFDNFRKRQSRDQDDLKTQLVSKTLTAILPIVDNFERARQQLKPESEEAQALHRSYQGLYKQLVEVLKQQGVSPMRVVGQQFDPNLHEAVLREPSEELEEDFIIEELQRGYHLEGRVLRHALVKVSMGPGKQNSQQEVEQDTVEGDVNSEANTSEDV, via the coding sequence ATGATTGAAAATCAATCAGACAATATTGATAATAAAGAAAATGATGATTCTAATCAGGATAATGCTCCTGAAGATACATCATCTACCCAAAATTTAACTACCGAAATTGATGAATTATCTTCTCCAAAAACGGAGGAAATAAATACTGAAGAATTAAAAAATACTATCTCAAATAATGATGCAAGATTAGAACAATTAGAAAAAGAATATGAAACACTAAAAAATCAATATGTAAGAATTTCAGCAGATTTTGATAATTTCAGAAAAAGGCAGTCTAGGGATCAGGACGATTTAAAAACCCAACTTGTTTCAAAGACTTTAACTGCAATACTACCTATTGTTGATAATTTTGAGAGAGCAAGACAACAACTTAAACCAGAAAGTGAAGAAGCTCAAGCTCTTCATAGAAGTTATCAAGGATTGTATAAACAATTAGTAGAAGTTTTAAAACAACAGGGAGTTTCACCCATGAGAGTTGTTGGTCAGCAATTTGATCCAAACTTGCATGAAGCTGTATTAAGAGAACCTAGTGAAGAGTTAGAAGAGGATTTTATTATTGAAGAATTACAGCGAGGATATCATCTAGAGGGTAGGGTTTTGAGACATGCATTGGTTAAGGTTTCTATGGGACCCGGCAAACAAAATTCACAACAGGAAGTAGAACAGGATACAGTTGAAGGGGATGTTAATTCAGAGGCAAATACTTCTGAAGATGTATAA
- the msrB gene encoding peptide-methionine (R)-S-oxide reductase MsrB, whose product MNQFLSRRTFILIPTMSILKKIFNPIQVLASSLPSKEDWNLSKDEWKARLSPESYYILREEGTERAFSSQLNNEKRKGIFHCAGCDLPLFSSDKKFDSGTGWPSFWDSIQGSVETKVDFKLIVPRTEYHCSRCGGHQGHVFNDGPLPTGKRYCNNGLALRFVPK is encoded by the coding sequence ATGAATCAATTTCTATCAAGAAGAACTTTTATTCTAATTCCTACCATGTCAATCTTAAAAAAAATCTTTAATCCCATCCAAGTATTAGCATCTTCACTGCCTTCTAAAGAAGATTGGAATTTATCAAAAGATGAATGGAAGGCTAGGCTTAGTCCGGAATCATATTATATTTTGAGAGAGGAAGGGACTGAAAGAGCTTTTAGCAGCCAATTAAATAATGAGAAGAGGAAAGGGATTTTTCACTGTGCAGGATGCGATTTGCCGCTTTTTTCTTCAGATAAAAAATTTGATAGTGGTACAGGATGGCCAAGTTTTTGGGACTCAATTCAAGGATCAGTAGAAACAAAAGTTGATTTCAAGTTAATTGTTCCTAGAACCGAATATCATTGCTCTAGGTGTGGAGGTCATCAAGGACATGTCTTCAATGATGGGCCACTTCCCACTGGCAAAAGATACTGCAACAATGGATTAGCCTTAAGGTTTGTTCCTAAATAA
- the dusA gene encoding tRNA dihydrouridine(20/20a) synthase DusA encodes MDFIKPNSIKNIHKLSIAPMMDCTDKHFRMIMRKISSQALLYTEMIVAQSLVFTNKKENFLDFNDEEHPISIQFGGDDPKILKEAAQMAQDWGYDEINFNVGCPSPRVCSGNFGASLMKEPEKAAKCIESLKNNCNLPVTIKHRIGVDNDDSFTNLNNFVRIIANAGADRFTVHARKAILKGLNPKQNRSIPPLNYEVVKKLKKSNPELLIEINGGLTNIDESLKALSDFDGVMIGRSIYKHPLRWAEIDQKIYGINKKPNSASNIIFSLIPYIEAHLNNGGKSWDICKHLINLVEGIPKAKIWRNQITNKSIKNELNIEYLFKLTTSLEEMGY; translated from the coding sequence ATGGATTTCATTAAGCCTAATTCTATTAAAAATATTCATAAATTAAGTATTGCTCCAATGATGGATTGTACTGATAAGCACTTCAGAATGATAATGAGAAAAATAAGTTCTCAAGCTCTTTTGTATACGGAAATGATTGTGGCCCAGAGTTTAGTTTTTACAAATAAAAAAGAAAATTTTCTAGATTTTAATGACGAAGAACACCCGATATCAATTCAGTTTGGAGGAGACGACCCTAAAATCCTTAAAGAGGCAGCCCAAATGGCACAGGATTGGGGTTATGACGAAATAAACTTTAATGTTGGTTGTCCTAGTCCAAGGGTCTGTTCTGGAAATTTTGGGGCTTCACTTATGAAAGAACCTGAAAAAGCTGCAAAATGTATAGAATCCTTAAAAAATAATTGCAACTTACCGGTTACGATCAAACACAGAATCGGTGTAGACAATGATGATAGTTTTACTAATTTGAATAATTTCGTAAGAATTATCGCAAATGCTGGTGCAGACAGATTTACAGTTCATGCGAGGAAAGCCATATTAAAAGGTCTAAATCCAAAACAAAATAGGAGCATACCACCACTAAATTATGAAGTAGTAAAAAAATTGAAAAAATCAAATCCAGAATTATTAATAGAAATCAATGGAGGTTTAACAAATATCGATGAATCACTAAAAGCCTTGAGTGATTTTGATGGGGTCATGATTGGACGGTCAATTTATAAACATCCTTTGAGATGGGCTGAAATTGATCAAAAGATTTATGGAATTAATAAAAAACCCAATTCAGCTTCAAATATTATATTCTCCTTAATTCCATACATAGAAGCGCATTTAAACAATGGAGGAAAATCTTGGGATATTTGTAAACATCTTATAAATTTAGTTGAAGGTATACCAAAAGCTAAAATTTGGAGAAATCAAATTACTAATAAATCTATAAAAAATGAATTAAATATTGAATATTTATTTAAATTAACGACATCACTTGAAGAAATGGGTTATTAA
- a CDS encoding RNA recognition motif domain-containing protein, translating into MSIFVGNLPFRAEREDVIQLFAPFGQVQNCSLPLERDTGRKRGFAFIEMVDEATESTAIDGLQGTELMGRPLRINKAEPRGSGGSRRGGRGGGYGGGNNGGYGGGGYGGGNNGGYGGGGYGGGNNGGYGGGGYGGGNNGGYGGGGYGGGNNGSNNSNANKSSGAEGWEDRSYGNSDNSEYENGRIRRKRGVSNDSNASNETN; encoded by the coding sequence GTGAGTATTTTTGTTGGCAATTTGCCGTTCCGCGCAGAGCGTGAAGACGTTATACAGTTGTTTGCTCCTTTTGGTCAGGTTCAAAATTGTTCTCTTCCATTGGAGAGAGATACTGGAAGGAAAAGAGGATTTGCATTTATTGAAATGGTAGATGAGGCGACTGAGTCAACAGCTATTGATGGTTTGCAAGGCACGGAGCTTATGGGTAGACCATTGAGAATTAATAAAGCTGAGCCAAGAGGTTCTGGTGGGTCTCGTAGAGGAGGAAGAGGCGGCGGCTACGGTGGTGGCAATAATGGTGGTTATGGAGGCGGCGGCTACGGTGGTGGCAATAATGGTGGTTATGGAGGCGGCGGCTACGGTGGCGGCAATAATGGTGGTTATGGAGGCGGCGGCTACGGTGGCGGCAATAATGGTGGTTATGGAGGCGGCGGCTACGGTGGCGGCAATAATGGATCTAATAACTCTAACGCTAATAAATCTTCTGGAGCAGAAGGTTGGGAAGACAGAAGCTATGGCAATTCTGATAATTCTGAATATGAAAATGGTAGGATCAGAAGAAAAAGGGGCGTGTCCAATGACAGCAATGCTTCAAACGAGACAAATTAA
- the argH gene encoding argininosuccinate lyase — MAKVWSKRFDNALDPFIEKFNASIGFDRKLILEDLDCSIAHAKMLGKTKVLSSAEALQIINGLELIKVEYLEGKFSPSPPSEDIHYCIEEKLISLIGETGKKLHTGRSRNDQVGTDIRLWLRKEIDNIEILITDLQKSFLNLAKSNIYTLIPGYTHMQRAQPLSLAHHLLAYVEMLQRDHERYKEVRSRVNISPLGAAALAGTKIKIDRHFTAAELGFKKIYKNSIDAVSDRDFCIEFVSASAILMSHLSKISEEIILWVTDEFSFAKLTDKCATGSSLMPQKKNPDVPELIRGKTGRVYGHLQALLTMVKGVPLSYNKDFQEDKEPLFDTSETITSCIKAMTILINEGIEFNIKNLSDSVENDFSNATDLADYLVDKDVPFRTAYQVVGQMVKYCLERKMLFKHLKIEEFKKFHPEFDEDVFKDLKPLNVVKSRNSEGGTGFVQVEKEVNNWQKRLLL, encoded by the coding sequence ATGGCAAAAGTTTGGAGTAAAAGGTTTGATAATGCACTTGACCCTTTTATTGAAAAGTTTAATGCCTCAATTGGTTTCGATAGAAAACTTATTTTAGAAGATTTAGATTGCTCGATTGCTCATGCGAAAATGCTTGGCAAAACAAAAGTTTTATCTTCTGCTGAAGCTTTGCAAATTATTAATGGATTAGAGTTGATAAAAGTAGAGTATTTGGAGGGTAAATTTTCTCCTAGTCCACCTTCTGAAGATATTCATTATTGCATAGAAGAAAAGCTGATTAGTTTAATTGGTGAAACTGGAAAAAAATTACACACAGGTAGAAGTAGAAATGATCAAGTTGGTACAGATATAAGATTGTGGCTTAGAAAAGAGATTGACAATATTGAAATTTTAATAACCGATTTGCAAAAATCCTTCTTAAATCTTGCGAAATCCAATATTTATACCTTAATTCCCGGATATACCCACATGCAAAGAGCTCAACCATTGTCTTTGGCTCATCATTTATTGGCTTATGTAGAAATGCTCCAAAGAGACCATGAAAGATATAAAGAAGTACGCTCAAGAGTTAACATTTCTCCCTTAGGTGCAGCAGCATTAGCTGGAACAAAAATAAAAATAGATAGGCACTTTACAGCCGCAGAATTGGGTTTTAAAAAGATTTATAAAAACAGTATTGATGCAGTAAGTGATAGAGACTTTTGTATAGAGTTTGTTTCTGCATCTGCGATATTGATGTCTCATTTGAGTAAAATTTCAGAGGAAATAATTTTGTGGGTAACTGATGAATTTTCTTTTGCAAAATTAACAGATAAATGTGCCACAGGAAGTAGCTTAATGCCGCAGAAAAAAAATCCTGACGTTCCAGAATTGATAAGAGGTAAAACAGGAAGAGTGTATGGACATCTCCAGGCGTTGTTAACGATGGTTAAAGGTGTGCCACTTTCTTACAATAAGGATTTTCAAGAGGATAAAGAGCCATTATTTGATACTTCAGAAACAATAACTTCTTGTATTAAAGCAATGACTATTTTAATAAATGAGGGTATTGAATTTAATATTAAAAATCTATCTGATTCTGTAGAAAACGACTTTTCTAATGCTACTGATTTGGCAGATTACTTAGTTGATAAAGATGTTCCTTTTAGGACTGCTTATCAAGTTGTTGGTCAAATGGTTAAATATTGCTTGGAGAGAAAAATGTTATTTAAACATCTCAAAATTGAGGAATTTAAAAAATTTCATCCCGAATTTGATGAGGATGTTTTTAAGGATCTTAAACCTCTTAATGTCGTTAAATCAAGAAATAGTGAAGGTGGTACAGGTTTTGTTCAGGTAGAAAAAGAGGTAAATAATTGGCAAAAAAGGTTGTTACTATGA
- a CDS encoding PP2C family protein-serine/threonine phosphatase: MTNNQKEEIFSNKFIQNFLENDSKVNLKNKYKFAEIASSLAYYLKSFSNINKLLDYVCLIFKHIFSENIILIMPLNYEGEIWNENIKISANYKYLTFQEEIHSFLHQFHFSKNFKIKEILTFENALKNKFKKYKIETKKIISRGKCRGFIYIFSEDISRRSITEDSNFNFIENCLAVGLENHYLIKTKKKHENVDREISTGAEIQSQLLPDYCPIIHGIDMAAHCRPALQLGGDYYDFMCLKTNISEKRKEKSRWAFVIGDVMGKGIPAGLLMTMLRGMLRAEVLTGLPPDRILHDLNQLALNDLDQSHRFVTLFYSDYDPRTKKLRFANAAHNPPLLWKSADQKIFKLDAKGFVLGLQKDAEYHCGEIKLNQNDLVLYYTDGVIDTSNSLGQRFDEERLIKILSKLCKQSYTSQEILNKIFKKLDDFTGQNRHLEDDASMVIFQLK, from the coding sequence TTGACAAATAATCAAAAAGAAGAAATATTTTCGAATAAATTTATCCAAAATTTTTTAGAAAATGATTCTAAAGTAAATCTAAAAAATAAATATAAATTTGCTGAAATTGCATCTTCCTTAGCATATTATTTAAAGTCATTTTCCAATATAAATAAATTACTGGATTATGTATGCTTAATTTTTAAACATATTTTTTCTGAGAATATAATTTTAATTATGCCTTTAAATTACGAGGGGGAGATATGGAATGAAAATATTAAAATTTCTGCTAATTATAAATATTTAACATTTCAAGAAGAGATTCATTCTTTTTTGCATCAATTTCATTTTTCAAAAAATTTTAAAATAAAAGAAATTCTAACTTTTGAAAATGCTTTAAAAAATAAATTTAAAAAATATAAAATTGAAACAAAAAAAATAATATCTAGAGGCAAATGTAGAGGATTTATTTATATTTTTAGTGAAGATATTTCTAGACGGTCGATTACTGAAGATAGTAATTTTAACTTTATTGAAAATTGTCTAGCTGTTGGATTAGAAAATCACTACTTAATAAAAACAAAGAAAAAGCATGAAAATGTAGATAGAGAAATTTCAACTGGTGCTGAAATTCAATCTCAATTATTACCCGATTATTGTCCAATTATCCATGGTATAGACATGGCTGCGCACTGTAGACCAGCTCTTCAGCTCGGTGGAGATTACTATGACTTTATGTGCTTAAAGACGAATATCTCTGAAAAAAGGAAAGAAAAATCAAGATGGGCTTTTGTAATAGGTGACGTCATGGGTAAAGGGATTCCAGCCGGTCTTTTAATGACTATGTTAAGAGGAATGCTTCGTGCAGAGGTTCTTACAGGTTTGCCTCCAGATAGAATTTTGCACGATTTGAATCAACTAGCACTAAATGATTTAGATCAATCGCATAGATTTGTGACATTATTTTACTCAGATTATGATCCTAGAACTAAAAAATTGAGATTTGCTAATGCAGCCCATAATCCTCCTCTGCTTTGGAAAAGTGCAGATCAGAAAATTTTTAAATTAGACGCAAAAGGATTTGTTCTTGGACTACAAAAAGATGCTGAATATCACTGTGGTGAAATAAAGCTTAATCAAAATGATTTAGTTCTTTATTATACAGATGGAGTAATTGATACTTCTAACTCTTTAGGACAAAGATTTGATGAAGAAAGATTAATTAAAATTCTTTCAAAATTATGCAAGCAATCTTATACATCCCAAGAAATTTTAAATAAAATATTTAAAAAGTTAGATGATTTTACAGGGCAAAATAGACATCTTGAAGATGATGCTTCAATGGTTATTTTTCAATTGAAATAG
- the ftsY gene encoding signal recognition particle-docking protein FtsY: protein MTNTDSDNSREWAAQAYALLKKRQEEQKQELEKQEEQKQELEKQEEQKQELEKQEEQKQELEKQEEQKQELEKQEEQKQELEKQEEQKQELEKQEEQKQELIYIPNTENIAGQSKTIAEPELGEFDDNFTWSAMVLAAQGKKINQISIDEIDWLTKLRRGLEETRKGFVTELLDKLGDDPLTPESLDDLETLLIRADVGIDSTDKVISSLRTKLNEEVVGAEAGIKFLKKELKLIIDKPIKNSGSDLLVPQKGKLNVWLLVGVNGVGKTTTLGKLAYLSSRSNYKTLIAAADTFRAAAVEQLKVWGDRSNVDVISNQSKNADPAAVVFDAINSAKKRNVDLLLVDTAGRLQTKNNLMDELAKIKKIIDKKVPDAIVESLLVLDASQGQNGLKQAKSFAKSADLSGAIITKLDGTSRGGVSLAVSEEVNLPIRFIGAGEGIKDLRPFNSYEFVEAMLADK, encoded by the coding sequence ATGACTAATACTGATTCTGATAATTCTCGTGAATGGGCTGCACAAGCTTATGCACTTTTAAAAAAACGACAAGAAGAGCAAAAGCAAGAATTAGAGAAACAGGAAGAGCAAAAGCAAGAATTAGAGAAACAGGAAGAGCAAAAGCAAGAATTAGAGAAACAGGAAGAGCAAAAGCAAGAATTAGAGAAACAGGAAGAGCAAAAGCAAGAATTAGAGAAACAGGAAGAGCAAAAGCAAGAATTAGAGAAACAGGAAGAGCAAAAGCAAGAATTAGAGAAACAGGAAGAGCAAAAGCAAGAATTGATTTATATTCCTAATACAGAAAATATTGCTGGTCAGTCTAAAACTATTGCTGAACCTGAATTAGGAGAATTTGATGATAATTTTACTTGGTCTGCAATGGTACTAGCTGCTCAAGGAAAAAAAATAAATCAAATTTCGATTGACGAAATTGATTGGTTAACTAAATTACGGAGAGGATTAGAAGAAACCCGAAAAGGATTTGTCACTGAATTATTGGATAAATTGGGAGATGATCCTCTTACTCCTGAATCTCTTGATGATTTAGAGACTCTATTAATAAGAGCTGATGTAGGGATTGATTCAACCGATAAAGTTATAAGTTCACTTAGAACAAAATTAAACGAGGAAGTCGTTGGAGCAGAAGCAGGGATAAAATTCTTGAAGAAGGAATTAAAATTAATTATTGATAAACCAATAAAAAATTCGGGCTCTGATCTTTTAGTTCCCCAAAAGGGTAAATTAAATGTCTGGTTATTAGTAGGAGTTAACGGTGTTGGTAAGACTACTACATTAGGAAAATTAGCATATTTGTCATCAAGAAGTAATTATAAAACTTTGATTGCTGCTGCTGATACTTTTAGAGCGGCTGCAGTAGAACAACTTAAAGTGTGGGGAGACAGAAGTAATGTTGACGTTATATCTAATCAATCAAAAAATGCTGATCCAGCTGCTGTAGTTTTTGATGCAATTAATTCTGCAAAAAAAAGAAATGTTGATTTATTACTTGTTGATACAGCAGGTAGATTACAAACAAAAAATAATTTGATGGATGAATTAGCAAAAATAAAAAAAATTATTGATAAAAAAGTCCCAGATGCAATTGTTGAATCATTATTAGTTTTAGATGCTAGTCAGGGACAAAATGGCTTAAAACAAGCTAAAAGTTTCGCTAAATCAGCAGATTTAAGTGGAGCAATTATTACTAAATTAGATGGCACTTCTAGAGGAGGTGTCTCTTTAGCTGTATCTGAAGAAGTAAATTTGCCTATAAGGTTTATTGGAGCTGGAGAAGGTATAAAAGATTTGAGGCCTTTTAATAGTTATGAATTTGTAGAGGCTATGCTTGCAGATAAATAA
- the nusB gene encoding transcription antitermination factor NusB encodes MHNRSLSRELSLISLGLIKDKGDFKLNKFQIEEIFESALDSLINHCREQLDNCESELENASQKILDSELQEGVGSSYSNVRDELKKSLTKIETVMNTLSVTLDFPKLIVSSGQIDIREDVNQRICNIVNNLKSIDSDIDQVMDGWRLKRLPRIDRDILRLAYVDINFLNTPVAVACDEAVNLANKYSDLQGRKFINGVLRRLQSI; translated from the coding sequence ATGCATAATAGATCCCTTTCTAGAGAATTATCTTTAATTTCTCTTGGCCTTATAAAAGATAAAGGTGATTTTAAATTAAATAAATTTCAGATAGAAGAAATTTTTGAATCTGCTTTGGATTCTCTAATAAACCATTGCAGAGAGCAATTAGATAATTGCGAGTCAGAGTTAGAAAATGCTTCACAAAAAATATTAGATAGTGAATTGCAAGAGGGTGTTGGTTCCTCTTATTCAAATGTTCGAGATGAGTTAAAAAAATCTCTTACAAAAATTGAAACCGTAATGAATACACTCTCTGTAACTTTAGACTTTCCAAAATTAATTGTTTCTAGCGGTCAAATAGATATTAGAGAGGATGTAAATCAAAGGATTTGTAATATAGTTAATAATCTTAAAAGTATTGATTCTGATATTGATCAAGTAATGGATGGCTGGAGATTAAAAAGATTACCAAGAATTGATAGGGATATTCTGCGTCTTGCTTACGTTGATATCAATTTTTTGAACACACCTGTAGCTGTTGCTTGTGATGAGGCTGTTAATTTGGCTAATAAATATAGTGATTTGCAAGGAAGAAAATTTATTAATGGAGTTTTAAGGAGATTACAATCAATTTAA
- a CDS encoding DUF502 domain-containing protein yields the protein MVESNQNQDSNLGSRLQQDLKNDLIAGLLVVIPLATTIWLSSLVSKFVLTLVTSVPKQLNPFINLNPLLQDLINLTLGLTVPLLAILLIGLMARNFVGRWLLEFGEGTLSKIPVAGAVYKTLKQLLETFLSNKSNRFRRVVLVEYPREGLYSVGFVTGDVGPSLQPELEEKLLSVFIPTAPNPTTGWYTLVPESSVKDLDISVEDAFRTIISAGIVNPDEKNNTTNPTFSKLFSQLRASTNTSS from the coding sequence TTGGTTGAATCTAATCAAAATCAAGATTCCAATCTAGGATCTAGGCTGCAACAAGATCTTAAAAATGATCTTATTGCTGGGTTGTTAGTTGTAATACCACTAGCAACAACAATCTGGCTGTCATCACTAGTAAGTAAATTTGTTTTAACGTTAGTTACTTCAGTCCCAAAACAACTTAATCCTTTTATTAACTTAAATCCTTTATTACAAGATTTAATTAATCTCACTTTAGGTTTAACTGTTCCTTTATTAGCTATTCTGCTTATAGGCTTAATGGCGAGAAATTTTGTAGGAAGATGGTTGTTAGAATTTGGCGAGGGTACTTTATCAAAAATTCCAGTAGCTGGAGCGGTCTATAAGACTCTTAAACAATTACTAGAAACTTTCTTAAGTAATAAATCTAATAGATTTAGACGAGTTGTTTTAGTTGAATATCCTCGTGAGGGACTATATAGTGTAGGCTTTGTAACTGGAGATGTAGGACCTTCTCTACAGCCAGAATTGGAAGAAAAGTTACTTAGTGTTTTTATTCCTACAGCACCAAACCCAACCACTGGATGGTATACACTTGTTCCTGAGTCTTCTGTTAAGGATTTGGATATTTCTGTTGAAGATGCTTTTAGAACAATAATTTCTGCTGGGATAGTTAATCCAGATGAGAAAAATAACACCACAAATCCAACATTTTCAAAATTGTTTTCTCAATTACGAGCTTCCACTAATACTTCTTCTTAA